The window CTCCTAGCGATCAGCGCCCTAGTGCCCCCACCCAGGAGACGCTGTGATCGACGAGACGATGCTCGAGGCCGAGGAGAAGATGGACAAGGCCGTCTCGGTCACCCGCGAGGACCTCGCGACCCTGCGCACCGGCCGGGCCACCCCGCAGATGTTCTCCAAGATCGTGGTCGACTACTACGGCGCGCCCACCCCGCTGCAGCAGCTCACGTCGTTCCACGTGCCGGAGCCGCGGATGGCGGTGCTCCAGCCCTACGACAAGAGCGCGACGGCCGCGATCGAGAAGGCGATCCGCGACAGCGACCTCGGCGTCAACCCCAGCAACGACGGCCAGGTGATCCGGGTGGTGCTGCCGCAGCTCACCGAGGAGCGCCGCCGCGACCTGGTCAAGGTCGCCCGCACCAAGGCCGAGGACGGCCGCATCTCGATCCGCAACGTCCGCCGGCACGCCAAGGACACCCTGGAGGCGCTGGCGCGTGACGGGGAGGTCGGCGAGGACGACGTACGCCGTGCCGAGAAGGAGCTCGAAGACCTCACCCACACCTACGTCGCGCACATCGACGACGCCCTGAAGGCCAAGGAAGAAGAGCTGCTCGAGGTCTAGGAGCCACTCCTACCGTGCCGACGACCCACGCCGGTGCCGAGCCGGCCGCGGCACCCTCCGGCGGCGGCAGCCCTGCCGGTCGCGCCGGGCGCAACCTGCCGGTGGCCATCGCCATCGGGCTCGTCCTCGGCGCGATGGTGCTCGGCAGCATCTACACCTACAAGCCGGCGTTCGTCGGCGTCGTCGCGCTGTTCATGCTGCTCGGCGCGTGGGAGCTCGTGCAGGCGCTCAAGGTGCGGCTGTTGCACGTCCCCTACGCGCCGCTGGCCGCCGGCGGACTCGCGACGCTGCTGCTCGCCTACCTGCGCGGCAGCGAGGCCATGGTCGTCGCCACCCTGCTCACCGCCGTCGCGCTGACGCTCTGGCGGGTGGCGGAGGACCTGCCGGGCCTGCTGCCCGACCTCGCGGCATCGCTGTTCGCGCTGGCCTACGTGCCCTTCCTCATGGGCATCGCGGTGCTGCTGCTGGTGCCGGCCGACGGGCCGGACCGGGTGGCGACGTTCGTCGCGACGGTGGTCTGCTCCGACGTCGGCGGCTACGTGGCCGGGGTCCTCTTCGGCAAGCACCCCATGGCGCCGACGATCAGCCCGAAGAAGACCTGGGAGGGCTTCGTCGGCTCGACCGTCGCCTGCGCCGGCGCCGGGGCGGCCTTCCTGCCGCTGCTGCTGGACGGCAAGGTCTGGCAGGGCGTCGTCTTCGGCGTCGCGGTCGTCTGTGCGGCGGTGCTCGGCGACCTCGGCGAGTCGCTGCTCAAGCGCGACATCGGGATCAAGGACATGGGCACGCTCCTGCCCGGCCACGGCGGGGTCCTCGACCGGATCGACGCGCTGCTGATCACGGCGCCGGTCGCCTGGCTGCTGCTCACCGCGTTCGTCCCGTCGTGAGCGCGCCGGAAGCGTGGCGGCCCCGCGGGCGTTGGCACCGGAGATGACGTCTACTCCCGTGCGGCTCGAGGCGCCCCGGCGGCGGGCCAAGCCGCCCCGTCACCTCGCCGACCTCACCCCGGCCGAGCGCCGTGCCGCCGTGCAGGCCCTCGATGAGCCGGCGTTTCGCGCCGAGCAGCTGTCGCGCCACTACTTCACCCGGCTCGCCGACGACCCGTCGACGATGACCGACGTGCCGGCCGCGGCCCGGGACCGGCTGGCCGCCGACCTGCTGCCGCCGCTGCTGACCGCCGTACGCCGCATCGCGTGCGACGACGGCGCCACGGTCAAGACGCTCTGGCGCGGTTTCGACGCGACGCTCGTCGAGTCGGTGCTGATGGCCTACCCGGACCGCGTGACGATGTGCGTGTCCAGCCAGGCCGGCTGCGGGATGGCCTGCCCGTTCTGCGCCACCGGCCAGCAAGGCCTGACCCGCAACCTGTCCACCGGCGAGATCGTCGAGCAGGTCGTCGCCGGAGCCCGCGCGCTGGCCCGCGGCGAGGTGCCGGGCGGCAACCGGGTCAGCAACGTCGTCTTCATGGGCATGGGCGAGCCGCTGGCCAACTACAACGCCGTCGTCGCCGCCGTACGCCGGCTGGTCGAGCCGTCCCCGCACGGCCTCGGCATGTCCGCGCGCGGCATCACGGTCTCGACCGTCGGCCTGGCGCCGGCGATCGACCGGCTCGCCGGCGAGGGGCTGCCGGTCACGCTCGCGGTGAGCCTGCACGCGCCCGACGACGAGCTGCGCGACACGCTGGTGCCGGTCAACGCGCGCTGGAAGGTCGACGAGGTCCTTGCCGCCGCCTGGCGTTACGCCGACACCACCGGCAGGCGGGTCTCCATCGAGTACGCGCTCATCCGCGACGTCAACGACCAGCCGTGGCGCGCGGACCGGCTCGCCGCCCTGCTGCGGGGCCGGCTCGCGCACGTCAACCTCATCCCGCTCAACCCGACGCCGGGCAGCGCGTGGGACGCGTCACCGCGTGCCGCGCAGCGGGAGTTCGTCCGGCGGCTGCGCGCGGGCGGCGTGACCACCACCGTGCGCGACACCCGCGGCCGTGAGATCGACGGCGCGTGCGGGCAGCTGGCCGCGCTCGAGGGGTAGGGCTCGGCGGGGACGCCGGCACCGCTGCGTGGGCCACACTGGTGGGGTGACCCGCGACCTCGTCCTGCTGGGCAGCACCGGCTCGATCGGCACCCAGGCGCTCGACGTCGTCGCCCGCAACCGCGACGCGTTCCGGGTGGTCGGGCTCGCCGCCGGCGGTGAGCGCCCCCAGCTGCTCGCAGCCCAGGCTCTCGAGCACGGCGCCGAGGTCGTCGCGGTGCACAAGGCCAGCGCCGCGCAGGACGTGCTGCTCGCGTTCTACGCCGAGGCCAAGCAGCGCGGCTACGACGCCGGGGCCTACCGGGTGCCGAAGATCCTGGCCGGCCCCGACGCCGCGGCCGAGCTGGCCGGCTGGCCCTGCGACGTCGTGCTCAACGGCATGACCGGCTCGATCGGCCTGCGCCCGACGCTCGCGGCGCTCGACGCCGGCCGGCGCCTCGCCCTGGCCAACAAGGAGTCGCTGATCGTCGGCGGACCGCTGGTCAAGGCCCGGGCGGCGGCCGACCAGATCGTGCCGGTCGACTCAGAGCACTCGGCCCTCGCGCAGTGCCTGCGCGGCGGCCGGCACGCGGAGGTGCGCCGGTTGGTGCTCACGGCGAGCGGCGGCCCGTTCCGCGGCCGGCGTCGTGACGAGCTGGCCGACGTCACCCCGCAGCAGGCACTGGCGCACCCCACCTGGGACATGGGGCCGGTCATCACCGTCAACTCCGCGACCCTGGTCAACAAGGGCCTCGAAGTGCTCGAGGCCCACCTGCTCTTCGACATCCCGCTCGAGCGCATCGACGCGGTCGTGCACCCGCAGTCGGTCGTGCACTCGATGGTCGAGTTCGTCGACGGATCCACGCTGGCGCAGGCCAGCCCGCCCGACATGCGGCTGCCGATCGCGCTCGCTCTCGGCTGGCCCGAGCGGGTTGCGGACGCGGCGCCCGGCATGGACTGGACGCACGCGCACGAGTGGCGGTTCGAGCCGCTCGACGAGGACGCGTTCCCCGCGGTCGCGCTCGCCCGCGAGGTCGGCCGCACGGGCGGGGTCGCGCCCGCGGTCTACAACGCCGCCAACGAGGAGTGCGTCGGTGCTTTCCTCGACGGCCGGATCCCCTTCCTCGGCATCGTCGACACGGTCGCCCGGGTCGTCGCCCAGGCCGGCGTGCGTCCGGGGCTCGGGAACTCCCTCACGCTTGCCGATGTTCTCGAAGCTGAGACCTGGGCGCGCGCGCGCGCCCGCGAGCTGACCGGCGTGACGACAGGAGAGCCCGCGTGACCCTCGGAGTGATCGCTTTCGTGGTCGCCCTGCTCGTCTCGATCATGCTGCACGAGGCCGGTCACTTCGCGACCGCGAAGCGGTTCGGCATGAAGGCGCCGCAGTTCTTCGTCGGCTTCGGGCCCACCATCTGGTCGTTCCGTCGCGGCGAGACGGAGTACGGCATCAAGGCGATACCGGCCGGTGGCTTCGTCAAGATCACCGGCATGACGCCGCTCGAGGAGGTCGAGCCGGGCGACGAGGACCGGGCGTTCTACAAGCAGCCCGCCTGGCAGCGCACGATCGTGCTGGCCGCCGGGTCGTTCATGCACTTCGTCATCGCGTTCGCCCTGCTCTTCGCCGTACTCGCCGTCATTGGTACGCCGAAGCTGGTTCCCACCGTCAACACCGT of the Mycobacteriales bacterium genome contains:
- the frr gene encoding ribosome recycling factor, whose translation is MIDETMLEAEEKMDKAVSVTREDLATLRTGRATPQMFSKIVVDYYGAPTPLQQLTSFHVPEPRMAVLQPYDKSATAAIEKAIRDSDLGVNPSNDGQVIRVVLPQLTEERRRDLVKVARTKAEDGRISIRNVRRHAKDTLEALARDGEVGEDDVRRAEKELEDLTHTYVAHIDDALKAKEEELLEV
- the rlmN gene encoding 23S rRNA (adenine(2503)-C(2))-methyltransferase RlmN; protein product: MTSTPVRLEAPRRRAKPPRHLADLTPAERRAAVQALDEPAFRAEQLSRHYFTRLADDPSTMTDVPAAARDRLAADLLPPLLTAVRRIACDDGATVKTLWRGFDATLVESVLMAYPDRVTMCVSSQAGCGMACPFCATGQQGLTRNLSTGEIVEQVVAGARALARGEVPGGNRVSNVVFMGMGEPLANYNAVVAAVRRLVEPSPHGLGMSARGITVSTVGLAPAIDRLAGEGLPVTLAVSLHAPDDELRDTLVPVNARWKVDEVLAAAWRYADTTGRRVSIEYALIRDVNDQPWRADRLAALLRGRLAHVNLIPLNPTPGSAWDASPRAAQREFVRRLRAGGVTTTVRDTRGREIDGACGQLAALEG
- the dxr gene encoding 1-deoxy-D-xylulose-5-phosphate reductoisomerase, whose translation is MTRDLVLLGSTGSIGTQALDVVARNRDAFRVVGLAAGGERPQLLAAQALEHGAEVVAVHKASAAQDVLLAFYAEAKQRGYDAGAYRVPKILAGPDAAAELAGWPCDVVLNGMTGSIGLRPTLAALDAGRRLALANKESLIVGGPLVKARAAADQIVPVDSEHSALAQCLRGGRHAEVRRLVLTASGGPFRGRRRDELADVTPQQALAHPTWDMGPVITVNSATLVNKGLEVLEAHLLFDIPLERIDAVVHPQSVVHSMVEFVDGSTLAQASPPDMRLPIALALGWPERVADAAPGMDWTHAHEWRFEPLDEDAFPAVALAREVGRTGGVAPAVYNAANEECVGAFLDGRIPFLGIVDTVARVVAQAGVRPGLGNSLTLADVLEAETWARARARELTGVTTGEPA
- a CDS encoding phosphatidate cytidylyltransferase, which codes for MPTTHAGAEPAAAPSGGGSPAGRAGRNLPVAIAIGLVLGAMVLGSIYTYKPAFVGVVALFMLLGAWELVQALKVRLLHVPYAPLAAGGLATLLLAYLRGSEAMVVATLLTAVALTLWRVAEDLPGLLPDLAASLFALAYVPFLMGIAVLLLVPADGPDRVATFVATVVCSDVGGYVAGVLFGKHPMAPTISPKKTWEGFVGSTVACAGAGAAFLPLLLDGKVWQGVVFGVAVVCAAVLGDLGESLLKRDIGIKDMGTLLPGHGGVLDRIDALLITAPVAWLLLTAFVPS